Below is a window of Anaeromyxobacter diazotrophicus DNA.
CCTCGTCCCGGTAGCGCTGCGGGCGGAGCGTGGACGCGTCGACCCAGGAGAGCGCGTACCCCTTCACCCGCCGCGCCTTGGCGAACACCGAGGTGTTCCGGACCCGCGCGCGGAGCGGCAGGAGCGTGCCGCGGGCGATGGGCGGCTCGACCGAGAGCGTCACGGTCCCCGCCTTCACCACGCCCATGACGTCGAGGTCGTAGGCGAGCGACTCGCCGACGACGAAGGGGGCCTGGCCGGCGACCGGCGGGAGCCCGCAGCCGGCCGCGGCGAGCGCCAGCGCGAGGGCGGCCGAGATCATCCCGCGAGTCTACCGCGAGGCCGCCTGCGCGCCACCGGGGCGATAGCCGCTCACCGTGACCACCACGCTCCCCACCGCGAAGTCGGCGGTCATGCGCACCGGGATGTGCCGCGGGTCGCGCGAGAGCCACAGGTGCGCGTCGCGCTGGCTGCGGAACTGGTCCTTCAGGCCGAGCTGGACCTTCAGGCGGGTGGTGTCGAAGCGCCCGGCCGGCGTCTCGAGCGTCTCGTCCCCTTCCACCTCGGCGCGGAGCGTGAAGACCTCCTTCCCCGAGAAGACGGGCAGCTCGTAGCGATCGCCGGGCCGCAGCGGCGCGAGGCGCAGGGCGAGGAGCACGCTCGCCAGATCCTGGATGTCGCCCGGTACGTCCTGCGTGGTCCGGGTCAGGCGTCCCTTGCGGAGCACCTGCACGAGCGCCTTCCCGCTCTCCCGGTCGAAGCGCGCGCGGTCGGTGTGCCGGTCTCCAGGCTCGATGGCGTTGAGGTCGGTCCCGCGGGAGGCCCGGCGCTCGGCGTCCCAGTAGGAGACGTAGTGCTCCCGGATGTCGAGCAGCGAGGCGAGCCCCCCGGTCTTGCCCTGGCAGAAGATCGGCCACACCGGGCCCTCGGGCTGGCCCACCGAGAGGCGCGCCTCGCCGGCGCGCACGTGCAGGAAGTCGATGACGAGGTCGATCTGCTCACCCGGCGCGAACGGAAGCTCTCCGGTCGCGGTCGCGGTCGCCGTCGCGTTCGAGGTCGAGTTCGAGTTCGAGTTCGAGGTCGAGGTCGCGGGGCCCGCGGTCGCGAGCGCAGCTGCCAGGAGGGCGGCGGTGATCGTCATGGGCTCGTGGCGCAGACGGCGCCGACTCGGGCATATTCGACCGGGCCGGTCCGCGCCAGGCCGCGGCGCACCAGGCCCCACACCGGGAGGCGTGGTGGGGAGCGCTCGCCCGAGCGCCCGCCGCCGGCCCGTCGTAACATCGCCTCGTGCCGACGAACCCCTACGACTTCGACGAGGACGACGAGCCCCGCGAGCACGACCGCCGGCGCCGCTTCACCGAGCTCGAGTGCCCCTCCTGCGACGCCGTCACGCCCTGCGACGAGGGCTTCGGCGACGGCGACGACGTGCTGTGCTGCTACTGCGGCCAGGAGTACCGGGCCAAGGTGTCGGACGACGGGCGGCTGAAGCTGGTCGAGAGCTAGCCGCGCTCGCGGGGACGAGCGCGGCGGGCTACGGCTGCGGCCGGCGCTCGCCGAAGATGGCGGTGCCGACGCGGACCAGGGTCGCGCCCTCCTCGATCGCGGCCGGGTAGTCGCCGCTCATCCCCATGGAGAGGTCGGGCAGCGCCAGCCCGAGCGCGTCGCGCAGCGCGCGCAGCCGGGCGAAGTGCGGGCGCGGGTCCTCGGCCGCCGGGGGGATGCACATGAGCCCCCGCAGCTCCAGCGCCGGGAGCCGCGCCACCGCCTCGGCGAGTCGCGGGAGCTCGCCCGGCGCGCAGCCGGACTTCGAGCCCTCCTGGCCCACGTTCACCTCGAGCAGCACCCGCGCCGCGCCGCCGCGCGCCGCCGCGCGGCGCGAGAGCTCCTGGGCGAGCGCCAGGCGGTCGACGGTGTGCACCCACCCCACCGCCGGCGGCGCCGCGGCGCCGGGGCGCGGGGCGGGGAGGACGTACTTCACCTTGTTCGTCTGCAAGCCGCCGATGAAGTGCCAGACGAGGTCCGGCAGCGCTGCCAGCTCCGCTGCCTTGGCGCGCCACTCCTGGGCGTAGTTCTCGCCGAAGTCGCGCTGGCCCGCCTGGTAGGCTTCGCGGATGGCGCTCGCCGGCTGCGTCTTCGAGACCGCGACCAGCGTCACGCCGGGCCTGAGCCGGGCGCGCACGGCGGCCAGCCGGTCGGCCAGGCCGCTCACCCCGCCGCCTCGCGGTCCCAGGGCAGGGGAAACCCGAAGCCCCGCAGGAGCTCGAGCGTCTCGGCGAGCGGCAGCCCGATGACGTTCGAGACGCTGCCGCGCACCGCCGTCACGAAGGCGGAGGCGACCCCCTGCACGGCGTAGGCGCCGGCCTTGTCGCGCGGCTCGCCGGTCGCCACGTACCAGGCGATCTGGCGCTCCGAGAGCGCCGCCAGCTCGACGGCGCTCGTCACGGCCACGAGCTCCTGCCGCCCGGCCCCGCGGGCGCAGACGCCCGTCATGACCTCGTGGGCGCGCCCGGAGAGCGCCCGCAGCATGGCGGCCGCCTCGGCGTCGTCGCGCGGCTTGCCCAGGATCCGGCCGTCCAGGACCACCGCCGTGTCCGCGGCGAGCACCACCCCCGGCGCGTCGACCGCCCGCGCCTTGGCCTCGGCCACCCGCAGCACGTAGGCGCGCGCCTCCTCGCCCGGGCGCGTGCCCTCGTCCACGTCCGCCGGGCGGACGTCGAGGGCGAGCCCGAGCCGCGCGAGCAGCTCGCGCCGGCGCGGGCTCTGCGAGGCGAGGGTGAGCGTCATCCCTTCCGCCGGCGCGACCCGCGCTAGTCCAGCTCCACCGGGGCGGCGCGGGCGGTGCCCTGCACGAAGGCCTCGTTCGTCTGCACCTTGGCCTTCTTGCGGAGGCTCTCCACCCAGGCGCGCTCCAGCTCGGACTCCCGGCGCAGCCTGAGCCGCGTCTCGACCTCGGCCTGGTGCTCGGCCAGCTTGGAGAGGTCGGCGCGCTGGCGCTCCTTCACCCGCGCCACCACCGGCCCGCCCGCGGTCTCGTACACGCGCGGCAGCACCTGCCCGGCGGCCGCCTTGACGGCGTCGGCGAAGAGCTCCGGCGCCGGCCCCAGCCTCGGCACGCTGGGCGCGCTGGAGACGGGGAAGGTGCCGGTGTCCTCCGCGACGATGGGCTGCCCGCCCAGCTTCACCTGCGCGCCCTTCGCGGGGAGCACCTCGGCGAAGCTCTTGCCGGACTGGAGCTTCTTGAGCGTCTCCTCCGCGCGCTGCCCGGCGAGCTTCTTGGCGGCCTCGGTCTCGAGGAGCTCGCGCGCGATCTCGGGCTTCGCCTCGTCGAGCGTCTCCTTCTTGGCCGGCTCGATCCCCTCGAGCTTCACGAGGTGCCAGCCGAACTCCGTGCGGACCGGCTCCGAGACCTGGCCCGGCGAGAGCTTGCCGGCGGCGTCCTCGAACGGCTTCGCCATCACGCCCGGCCCGAAGAAGCCGAGGTCGCCGCCCTGGGCCTTGGAGCCCGGGTCGTCGGAGGCCTCCTGCGCCAGCTTGCCGAAGTCCTCGCCCTTCTTCACGCGCTCCGCCAGGGCGTCGATCTTCTTCTTGGCCGCCTCCTGCGCGTCCTGCGGCGCGCCCGGCGCCACCGCCACCAGGAGGTGCCGGGCGTGCAGCCGCCGCGGCCGGTCGAAGCGGGCGGGGTGATCCTTGAAGTACTGCTCCACCTGCGCGCCGTTCTTGGCCAGGAAGGCCTTCACCTCGGCGTCGGTCACCTTCACCTCGGCGCGCGCCAGCGCGAAGGGGAAGCGGGCCAGCTCGAGCGCGAGGCGGTCGTTCTCGGCCGCCCAGGCGTCCTTCACCTCGTCCGGGGTCACCTTCGCGGTGCCGCGCAGGAGCGCCACCATCTTCTGGTAGGCGAGGTCCTTGCGCATGCGCTCCTCGAACTTCCCGGGCGAGCCGTAGGTGCTCGTCACCGCGCGCCGGTACAGCTCCATGTCGAACCGGCCCTCGCTCTGGAAGGAGGGGATGTTCTTGATGGCGTTCGAGAGCTCGTCGTCGCTCACGACGATGCCCTGCCGCTGCGCCTCCTGGTCGATGAGCTCGCGCTGGACGAGCTGGTCCATCGCCATCTGGCGGAGCCGCGTCTGGAGGAGGGCGTTCAGGTCGGGCGCGCCCTGCTGCTGGTAGATGCGGAGCAGCTGGCCGTACTGCTGGTCGAACTCGGTGGGCGAGACCGCTTCACCGTTCACCTTCGCCGCCCACGCCTGGGTGGTGCCGATGTCGCCTCCGCTGCACCCCTTCGAGCCAGGCCCGAACGAGACGACGAAGACGATGATGATGATGCCGAACAGGACGTAGGTGAGGACGCTGCGCGAGTTCGCCCTCAAGGTGTCGAGCATGGAACGGCGCTCCGGATTGTTGAACGCGGCGAAACCGCGGGTGCGGGCCGCTTTTGGAAGGTTGCACCCTAGCCGAGATCGGCTAAAATGCAAGGGTTTTTGGAACCGCGGGGGGCGGCGGACGGCCTCGCCTGGGAGCCGGAGTGGTCGGACTGCTGAAGCGTCACCGCGAGATCATCCTCGTCGTCCTGCTGCTCGTCCTGCCGCTGGGCGTGTACTTCGCGCACGCCAAGCACCCGAGCGAGCGCACGCGCCTCGACCGGGTCATCCTGGCCGTGACCGGCCCCATCGAGAAGGCCATCGGCTGGACCGTCACCGGCGCCCTCCAGGCCTGGAACGGCTACGTGGGGCTCCGCGGGGCGCACGCCCGGGCGGTGGCGCTGCAGCACGAGGTCACCGCCCTGAAGCTCGATCAGCTCGAGCTCGTCCGGACGCGGGACGAGAACGAGCGGCTGCGGCGGCTGCTCGGGTTCGCCCGCGCGGAGCCCGAGCGGCGCGTGGTGGGCGGGCGCGTCATCGGCGTGCGCCTCGATCCCAAGGGGCTGCAGCTCCTCACCCTCGACCGCGGCGCGCGCGACGGCGTGGCGCGGATGATGCCGGTGGTGGTGGCGCACGGAGTGGTGGGCCGCGTCCACGCCGTCACCGACACCACCGCCGACGTGCTGCTCCTGTCCGACCGCAACAGCTCGATCGCGGTGCGCGTCGACCGCTCGCGCGCCCGCGCCAACGTGCGCGGGACCGGCGCGCCGGACGCCTGCCGCCTCGAGTACGCGCTGCGGTCCGACGACATCCAGGACGGCGACGCGCTCGTCACCTCGGGCACGGACGGCGTCTTCCCGCGCGGCCTGCCGGTGGGACGGATCACCTCGCTGAAGCGCAGCGGGCAGGGGCTCTACCAGCGCGCGGACGTGGCGCCGGCGGTCGACATCACCAAGGTCGAGGAGGCGCTGGTCATCACCTCCTTCGACGCCCACCTCGACGAGGCGCCGCTCGCGGCCGCCGCGCCGGCGCCCGCGCCCGCGAGCGCGCCGACGCCCGCGCCGCGGCGGCCGGCCGCCGCCAAGCCGGCGCCCCCGCCCGCCGCCCCGGCGCCGGCCGCGCCCGAGGAGGACGACGCGCCCGCGGAGGCGCCGCCCGCGCCCGGCGCGACCGCCGCGGTGGAGGTGAGCCCGTGAGGCCCGTCGCCGCGTTCGCGGCCGCGCTGCTGCTCGTCTCGGTGCAGGCCGCGCTCCTTCGATACGTCGGCGGGGGCGCCTTCTCGCTCTCGCTGGCGCTCCCGGTCGTGGTCTACCTCGGGCTGTCGGCCGGCAACGTCGACGGCGCGGTGGGCGCGGCTGCGGTGGGGTACGTCCTCGACCTCACGGCGGGCGGGCCCAAGGGGCTCATGACGTTCCTCGCGGTGGCGCTCTTCCTCGGCAGCCGGCTCGCCGGCGCGGCGCTCTCCATCCACGGCAAGAGCGGCTTCGCGGCGCTCTCCGCGGTGGGCGTGTTCCTGTTCGGCCTGGGCGCGCTGCTCCTCACCCGCGCCGTCTCGCCGGTCGAGACCGCGCCGGGGCTCCGCCTGCTCGGCCGCGTGCTGGTCGACGCGCTCCTCACCGGGGCCCTCTCCCCGCTCGTCCTCCTCGGGATGCGGCGCCTCGACGGCCTGTTCGCGCGCGAGGAGCCTGGCCTCCTGCGATGAGCCGGGTCCCCGGAGAATCGCCGGCCGCCGCCCGTTGTTGGAGAGCCTGACTCGAGATGGTCCGCGTCCCCACCGCCACCGCCCCCAACACCTCGCAGGCCGAGCTCCGGCCGCGCACCGCGCTCATGACGGTGGTGGCGTCGCTCGCCTTCCTGGTGCTAGCCGTCCGCCTGTACCAGCTCCAGATCCTGCGCGGCGACCAGTACAAGGAGCGCGCCGACGAGAACTTCGTGAAGGAGCTGCGCGTCCCCGCCGACCGCGGCTTCATCCTCGACCGCAACCACAAGGTGCTGGTCGACTCGCGCCCCTCGTACGACGTCACCCTCACGCCCTACTTCTGCGGCAAGCAGTGCGACGAGCTCCTGGGCCAGCTCGGGAAGCTCCTCTCGCTGTCCGACGAGGAGCTCGAGCGCGCCCAGCAGCGCCTCCACGCCGCGCGCGGCCTGGAGCGCTTCCGCCCGTTCACCGTGAAGGTGGACATCGCGCGAGAGGAGCTCGACATCGTCGAGGCGAACCGCGTGCCCGGCGCGCTCTCCGGGGTCGACGTCATCCCCGCCCCGCACCGCAGCTACCGCTACGGCCCCTGGGCCGGCCACCTCTTCGGCTACATGAACGAGATCGGGGCCGAGGAGCTCAAGCGCGCCAACGCCGACATCGAGAAGCGCAACGACGGCGAGCTCCTCTACCAGCTCGGGGACTACGTCGGCCGCCGCGGCCTGGAGCGGCGCTGGGAGTCCACCCTGCGCGGCCTCGACGGGCGGCGGCGGGTGGTGGTGGACGCGAAGGGCAACGCCAAGGGCGGCGATCTCGAGGAGCTCATCCCGGAGGACCAGCGCTTCGAGGCCTCGCGGCCCGGGCGGAACCTCGTCCTCTCCATCGACTGGCGTCTCCAGGAGTTCGCCGAGAAGATGTTCCCGGCCACCGCCGGCTCGGTCCTCGCGATGGACGCGCGCACCGGGTTCCTGCTGGCGCTCGTCGACCGCCCCTCGCCCGATCCGAACAAGCTCTCCGGCCGCATCAGCCGGTCCGAGCTCAAGGCCATCCGCGACGACCCGCTCCGCCCCGAGCTGTTCCGCGCCATCCAGGAGCACTACCACCCGGGGTCGACGTTCAAGGTCGTGACCTCGATCGCCGCCCTGGAGGAGGGCGCGCTCAAGCCGGGCGGCACCATCAACTGCCCCGGGCACTACACGCTCGGCGGCCACCGCTGGCGCTGCGACAAGGAGAAGGGGCACGGGAACGTCGACCTCGAGCACGCGCTCGGCGCCTCCTGCGACGTCTTCTACTACGCGCTGGGCGACCGGCTCGGCACCGACGCCATCGCGAAGTGGGCGCACCTGCTGGGCCTCGGCAGCCCGACCGGCTTCGACCTGGGCGGCGAGATCTCCGGCGTCATGCCGGACGAGGCGTGGCACGACCGCCACCTCGCCGGCGGCTACCAGCACGGCATGTCGCTCAACATCGCCATTGGCCAGGGCGACGTGAACGTGACCCCAATGCAGCAGGTGGTGCTCTACGGCGCGCTCGCGACCGGCAAGGTGTGGAAGCCGCAGGTCGTGCAGCGGATCGAGGACCCGGGCGGCGAGACCGTCCAGGAGTTCGGGCCGGTGGTGAAGGGACAGCTCCCCATCAAGCCCGAGACGCGGGCGGCCGTGCTGAAGGGCATGGAGGCGACCGTCAACGAGCCGTTCGGCACCGGCTACGGCTCGCGCCTCAAGGACGTCGTGGTGGACGGCAAGCCGGTGCTGATGGCCGGCAAGACCGGCACCGCCCAGGTGGTGAAGCTGGGGGCGAAGCGGCTCAAGGCCTCGCAGGTCACCTACTTCGAGCGCGACCACGCCTGGTTCGCCTCGTTCGCGCCGGCGGACGACCCCGAGCTGGTGGTGGTGGTGCTGAACGAGCACTCCGGCTTCGGCGCGTCGAACGCGGCCCCGACCGCGGCCGCCGTCATGCGCTACTACTTCCAGCTGAAGCGGACCGACGCCCTGGAGCGCGCGGGCGTCCAGCTCGGCCCGCCGCCGCCGCCCGGCCTCGAGGTGCCGGGCGCGAAGCCGGCCGCCGCGCCGGTCCGGACCGGGGCGCCGGGCGCCCCCACCATCGAGGCGCCGGCCACCGTGCCGGCCGCCGTCCAGGGGGAGAAGCGTGGCGCTTGACCTGTCCTTGCCGCGCGCCGGGGTGCCGTCGCAGCGGCGCGCCTTCACGCACTACCCGTGGCACGTGGCCTTCCTCGTGCTCGGCATCGCCGCGCTCGGCGTCTGGAACCTCGCCTCGGCCTCGCGCAGCGCGCACGCGCCGGTCTGGATCTCGCAGCTCTCCTGGATGGGCGCCGGCGCCGCCGTCGCGCTCGCCCTCGGGCTCGTCGACTACCGCCGCTTCATGCGCGGCGCGTACGTCTTCTACGCCGTCGTGGTGCTCCTGCTCGTGGCGACCGCGCTCAAGGGGCGCGTGGTCATGGGCGCCCGCCGCTGGCTCGCCATCGGCCCGATGAACCTCCAGCCCTCGGAGCTGGCCAAGATCGCGGTCATGGTGGCGCTGGCGCGCTGGTTCCACATGGACGCCGCCAAGCGCAAGGACGGCTACGGCCTGTTCGGCCTCGTCGTCCCGGGCGTCATCACCCTGGTGCCGGCGCTGCTCATCCTGAAGCAGCCCGACCTCGGGACGGCCCTCATCGTGGTGGCGGTGGGCGCGACCATGATCCTGTTCGCGAAGGTGCGCTGGCAGACCCTGGTGGCGGTGGGCGCGGTGGTGGTGGTGGGCGCGGTCTTCGCGTACCCGCACCTCAAGCCGTACCAGAAGAAGCGCGTCGAGACCTTCCTCAACCCGGAGGGCGACGTCCTCGGCGCCGGGTACCACGCGACGCAGTCGATGATCGCGGTCGGCTCGGGGCAGGCGCTCGGCAAGGGCTGGGCGCAGGGGACGCAGACCCTGCTCTCGTTCCTGCCCGAGCAGCACACCGACTTCATCTTCTCGGTGTGGGCCGAGGAGCACGGGTTCGTCGGCTGCCTGCTCCTGCTCGCGCTCTACTACGCGCTCGTGGTGTCGGCGCTGGGCATCGCCGGCAACGCCCGCGACCGCTTCGGCCACTTCCTGGCGGTGGGGGTGACGGCGATGCTCTTCTGGCACGCCTTCATCAACATGGGGATGGTGACCGGCGTCATGCCGGTGGTGGGCGTCACGCTCCCGCTCATGAGCTACGGCGGCTCGTCGGTGATGGCCGTGCTCATCGGCATCGGCCTGCTCAACAACGTCGCGAGCCGGCGCTTCGTGAACTGAAACGCCCGCCGGCGGAGGCGCGGGCGGGCGTTCCTGCTGAGGGGGGGGCCGCGCGCCGGCGGGCGCGCTCGACGGTCAGACGACCTTCTTCACCGCGTCGACGAGCTTCGCCTTGGGCACGGCGCCGATGATGGTGTCCACCACCCGGCCGCCCTTGAACACGAGCAGGGTGGGGATGGAGCGGATGCCGTACTTCTGCGGCACCTGCTGGTGGTGGTCGATGTCGAGCTTCGCCACCTTGAGCTTGCCCTTGTACTCCTTCGCCAGCTCCTCCACGGCCGGGGCGATGGCCTTGCAGGGGCCGCACCAGGTCGCCCAGAAGTCGACCAGCACGGGGGTGTCGCTCTTCAGCACTTCCTGATCGAAGGTGCCGTCCTCGAGGGTGACCACGTCATTCGATGCCATGCGGCTTTGTTTAGCGGACGCGCGACGGGGTGGCAAGCGGCGCGGCGAGCGTGCTAACCTCGCGGGCTCACGCGGTGTTTCGTCGCACTTGGGCCGATCGCATGGCGGGTCTCCTCTTCGTGAGTCAGGCGATGCTCGAGGCCTGGTCCGGGCAGGGGCGGATCGCGTTCGCCGGCCAGACCATGAGCCTGCGCGCGGGGCCGGGCTCCGGGCGCGCGTACGCGCTCGATCCGGCGGTGCGCTTCCTGCGGGTCGTCGGCGCCGAGTGCGACCCGCACGGGCTGGTGGCCAAGGTGAAGACCGACGCGCAGCTGCGCGCGCTCGGCGGCCAGCGGATGGGCGACTCGGTCCTCCTGGGAGACGTCGCCTACGAGGTCGAGCCGGGCTTCCTCGCGGCGGCGAGCGCGCCGCCCGCGGCCCCGGAGCAGCGCGACCCGGCGGCGGTCCTGGCGCGGTTCCTCTCGGAGAATCTCTCGTGACCGTCCGGTGTTACTGTGAGCGCGCGCGGAGCTCGTCCCGCGCCGCCGGCGCGGGCGCGAGGGCGCGCCGCGGGGGTGCTGGTGCCGAAAGGGTTGCGCCCGCCGGGCTGGCTGACGTAAGGCCGTGCGCCGGCTCGACGTCGCGAGGGGGAAGGCCACGCCGATGAGCATCCACGTCCTGAGGCTCGCCGCCGCGCTCTACGCCGCCGGCGCCGCGGCCTACATCCTCTTCTTCGCGCGCCCGCGCCACCTCCGGGCCGCCAGCACCGGCTACGCGCTCGTCGCGGTCGCGTTCGCGGTGCACGCCGTCTCGATCGGCCTCGCCTGCGGCGAGTTCGGCGGGAGGGAGTTCTTCAACCTGCGCGGCGGCTTCGGCCTCCTCGGCTGGCTCGCCGCCGGCGCCTTCCTGCTCCTGCAGCGCTTCTGGCGGCTGCCGTCGGTGGGGGCGTTCATCACGCCGCTCGTGCTCATGTCGGTGCTGCCCGGGGTCTTCGGGCTCGGTCCCAACGCGCGCGGGCCCGTGCCGGCGATCATCCGGCTGCCGTCGCTCAAGGTGCACATCTTCAGCGCCGCCGGCGGCGTGGTCCTGTTCGCCTTCGCCTTCGCGGTGGCGCTCATGTACCTGCTCCAGGAGCGCGAGGTGAAGGGCAAGCGGTTCGGGGCGCTCTTCTCGCGCCTCCCGTCGCTCGACGCGCTCGACCGCCTCAACCAGCGGCTGGTCCGCGGCGGGTTCGCGGTCTACTCGGTCGCGCTCGTCACCGGCGCCCTGGTGGCGAAGAACGCGTGGGGCAGCTTCTGGACCTGGGACCCGCAGCAGGTCGCGGCGCTGGTGGTGTGGCTGCTCTACGGCGGCATGGTGCAGCTGCGCCACCTCGGCGTCCACGGCCGCCGCTACGCCCTCCTCACGCTGGCCGGCTTCGCGCTGGTGATCGGCTCGATGATCGCCATGGGCGCGGTCCCGAACGTCACCCGGCACGGGGGCAACTTCCAGTGAGCGAGGTCTTCCTCGTCGGCCTGTCGCACCACTCGGCGCCCATCGCGGTGCGCGAGCAGGTGGCGCTCAAGGACGAGGTGCTCAAGGCCGCGCTGCGCGGCGTGCGCGAGGTGAGCGGCGTCCAGGAGGCGATGGCGATCTCCACCTGCAACCGGGTGGAGGTGTACGTGCTCGCCGACTCGGCCGAGCCCGCGCGCCGCTTCTTCCTCGACCGCGCCGCCGCCGCCGACGGGCACCTCTACGAGCGGCAGGGATCGCAGGCGGTGCGCCACCTGTTCCGGGTGGCGGCCAGCCTCGACTCGATGGTGCTCGGCGAGCAGCAGATCCTGGGCCAGGTGAAGGAGGCCTACGGGCTCGCCAGCGCCGCCCAGACCGCCGGCTCCTTCCTGTCGCGCCTGTGCAACCGCGCCTTCGCCACCGCCAAGCGCGTCCGCACCGAGACCGACATCGGGCGCGGGGCGAGCTCGGTGTCGCAGGTGGCGGTCGAGCTGGTGGCCAAGATCTTCGGCGACCTCAAGGGCCGCGCCATCCTGCTCGCCGGCGCCGGGAAGATGGGCGCGCTCTCCGCGAAGGCGCTCGCCTCGCTCGGCGCCGACCGCGTGCTGGTCGCGAACCGGTCGCGCGAGCGGGCGGTCGCGCTGGCCGAGCAGACCGGCGGCCACCCGCGCGACTGGGCGGAGCTGCCCGAGCTGCTCGTCGAGGCGGACGTCGTCATCGTCTCGACCGGCGCGCCCACCTTCGTGGTCGGCGCCGAGCTGGTGCAGGCCGCCATGAAGGCGCGGCGGCGACGCTCGCTCTGCCTCATCGACCTCTCGGTGCCGCGCAACGTGGACCCGTGCTGCAGCGACGTCACCGACGTCTACGCCTACGACATGGACGACCTGCAGAAGGTCGTCCTGACGACGAAGTCGGCCCGCGCCGAGGAGGCGCTCCGGGCCGAGGCGATCGTCGAGGCGGAGGTGATGGCGTTCACCGCCGAGCGCGAGGCGCGCGCGGCGCTGCCGGTGCTGGCGGCGCTGCGCCGGCAGGCGGAGGAGATCGCGCTCGCCGAGGCGGAGCGCACCCTGGCGCAGGTGGGCCAGAAGCTGGACGAGAAGGGGCGGCGGAGCGTGGAGGCGATGGCGCGCGCCATCGTCAACAAGCTCCTCCACGGCCCGACCTCGCGCCTCAAGCAGGCCGCTTCGAACGGCGACAGCGCGCTGCCCGGCGCCGCCGCCGAGCTCTTTGGCATCGAGGAGGAGCGCGGCGAGCCGCCGGCTCCTCCCGCGGAGGCCGCCGAGGCCCCCGTCCACATGGTGGCACTCCCGGAGAAGAGATGATCCGCATCGCGACCCGCCGCAGCCCCCTCGCCAAGTGGCAGGCGAACCACGTCGCCGGCCTGCTCCGCGCCGGCGAGCCCGGGCTCGACGTCCGGCTGCACGAGCTCGTCACCAAGGGCGACAAGATCCTCGACGTGGCGCTGGCCCGGGTGGGCGGGAAGGGCCTGTTCGTGAAGGAGATCGAGGACGCGCTCCTCGCCGGCGACGCCGAGATCGCCGTCCACTCCATGAAGGACCTGCCGGCGGTGCTGGCCGAGGGCCTGGTGGTGGGGGCGGTGCCGGTGCGCGAGGACCCCCGCGACGCGCTCTGCTCCCCGAAGCACCAGACCTGGGACCGGCTCCCCCGCGGCGGGACGGTGGGCACCTCCAGCCTCCGCCGCGCCGCCCAGCTCAAGGCGCTCCGCCCCGACCTCCACATCGAGGTCATCCGCGGGAACGTCGAGACGCGGCTCCGGAAGGCCTCCGAGGGCCTCGACGCGGTGGTGCTGGCCTACGCCGGCCTGCGGCGCCTCGGCCTCGCCGAGCACGCCACCCAGGTCTTCTCGCCGGAGGAGATGCTCCCGGCCGTGGCGCAGGGGGCGCTGGCGCTCGAGGCGCGCGCGAGCGACGCCGCCACGCTGGCCCGCCTGGCGCCCCTCGACCACCCCGAGACGCGCCACCGCGTCGAGGCCGAGCGCGGGCTCCTGCGCCGGCTCGAGGGCGGCTGCCAGGTGCCGATCGCCGCCCACGCCACCGTGGCGGGGGGCCAGGTGACGCTGCGCGCGCTGGTCGCGTCGCTCGACGGCGCGCGGGTCGTGCGCGGCGAGCGCACCGGGCCGGTCGCCGGCGCGAGCGCGCTGGGCGAGGCGCTCGGGGAGGAGCTGCTGTCGCGCGGCGCGGCCGAGATCCTGAAGGAGCTCGAGGGCACCGCCGAGCCCGTGCCGCACTAGCCCCATGGCCCCCTCCCTCGCCGGCCGCCGCGTCGCCGTCACCCGCGGCGCGGGCGGGGACGACCCGCTGGCCCGCCGCCTGCGGCAGCTCGGGGCGGAGGTCCTCGAGGCGCCGGCGATCGCGCTCGCGCCGCCGGGCTCCTTCGCGGAGCTCGACGCCGCGCTGCGGGACCTCGGCGCCACCGACTGGATCGCGTTCGCCAGCGCGAACTGCGTGGAGCGGACCCTGGCGCGGGCCGCCGAGCTCGGCGTCGCGGCCGCGGCGCTGGCCCGGCCGCGCCTGGCGGCGGTCGGGCGCGCCACCGCCGCGCAGCTGGCGCGGCTCGTCCGGCCCCCCGACCTCGTCCCGGGCGAGGCGCGCGGCGAG
It encodes the following:
- the mrdA gene encoding penicillin-binding protein 2; the protein is MVRVPTATAPNTSQAELRPRTALMTVVASLAFLVLAVRLYQLQILRGDQYKERADENFVKELRVPADRGFILDRNHKVLVDSRPSYDVTLTPYFCGKQCDELLGQLGKLLSLSDEELERAQQRLHAARGLERFRPFTVKVDIAREELDIVEANRVPGALSGVDVIPAPHRSYRYGPWAGHLFGYMNEIGAEELKRANADIEKRNDGELLYQLGDYVGRRGLERRWESTLRGLDGRRRVVVDAKGNAKGGDLEELIPEDQRFEASRPGRNLVLSIDWRLQEFAEKMFPATAGSVLAMDARTGFLLALVDRPSPDPNKLSGRISRSELKAIRDDPLRPELFRAIQEHYHPGSTFKVVTSIAALEEGALKPGGTINCPGHYTLGGHRWRCDKEKGHGNVDLEHALGASCDVFYYALGDRLGTDAIAKWAHLLGLGSPTGFDLGGEISGVMPDEAWHDRHLAGGYQHGMSLNIAIGQGDVNVTPMQQVVLYGALATGKVWKPQVVQRIEDPGGETVQEFGPVVKGQLPIKPETRAAVLKGMEATVNEPFGTGYGSRLKDVVVDGKPVLMAGKTGTAQVVKLGAKRLKASQVTYFERDHAWFASFAPADDPELVVVVLNEHSGFGASNAAPTAAAVMRYYFQLKRTDALERAGVQLGPPPPPGLEVPGAKPAAAPVRTGAPGAPTIEAPATVPAAVQGEKRGA
- the rodA gene encoding rod shape-determining protein RodA codes for the protein MALDLSLPRAGVPSQRRAFTHYPWHVAFLVLGIAALGVWNLASASRSAHAPVWISQLSWMGAGAAVALALGLVDYRRFMRGAYVFYAVVVLLLVATALKGRVVMGARRWLAIGPMNLQPSELAKIAVMVALARWFHMDAAKRKDGYGLFGLVVPGVITLVPALLILKQPDLGTALIVVAVGATMILFAKVRWQTLVAVGAVVVVGAVFAYPHLKPYQKKRVETFLNPEGDVLGAGYHATQSMIAVGSGQALGKGWAQGTQTLLSFLPEQHTDFIFSVWAEEHGFVGCLLLLALYYALVVSALGIAGNARDRFGHFLAVGVTAMLFWHAFINMGMVTGVMPVVGVTLPLMSYGGSSVMAVLIGIGLLNNVASRRFVN
- the trxA gene encoding thioredoxin encodes the protein MASNDVVTLEDGTFDQEVLKSDTPVLVDFWATWCGPCKAIAPAVEELAKEYKGKLKVAKLDIDHHQQVPQKYGIRSIPTLLVFKGGRVVDTIIGAVPKAKLVDAVKKVV
- a CDS encoding cytochrome C assembly family protein — translated: MSIHVLRLAAALYAAGAAAYILFFARPRHLRAASTGYALVAVAFAVHAVSIGLACGEFGGREFFNLRGGFGLLGWLAAGAFLLLQRFWRLPSVGAFITPLVLMSVLPGVFGLGPNARGPVPAIIRLPSLKVHIFSAAGGVVLFAFAFAVALMYLLQEREVKGKRFGALFSRLPSLDALDRLNQRLVRGGFAVYSVALVTGALVAKNAWGSFWTWDPQQVAALVVWLLYGGMVQLRHLGVHGRRYALLTLAGFALVIGSMIAMGAVPNVTRHGGNFQ
- the hemA gene encoding glutamyl-tRNA reductase produces the protein MSEVFLVGLSHHSAPIAVREQVALKDEVLKAALRGVREVSGVQEAMAISTCNRVEVYVLADSAEPARRFFLDRAAAADGHLYERQGSQAVRHLFRVAASLDSMVLGEQQILGQVKEAYGLASAAQTAGSFLSRLCNRAFATAKRVRTETDIGRGASSVSQVAVELVAKIFGDLKGRAILLAGAGKMGALSAKALASLGADRVLVANRSRERAVALAEQTGGHPRDWAELPELLVEADVVIVSTGAPTFVVGAELVQAAMKARRRRSLCLIDLSVPRNVDPCCSDVTDVYAYDMDDLQKVVLTTKSARAEEALRAEAIVEAEVMAFTAEREARAALPVLAALRRQAEEIALAEAERTLAQVGQKLDEKGRRSVEAMARAIVNKLLHGPTSRLKQAASNGDSALPGAAAELFGIEEERGEPPAPPAEAAEAPVHMVALPEKR